In Aegilops tauschii subsp. strangulata cultivar AL8/78 chromosome 3, Aet v6.0, whole genome shotgun sequence, one genomic interval encodes:
- the LOC109773742 gene encoding WUSCHEL-related homeobox 8, which translates to MEWDKAAAAAAAGGEPAEERGEALGYVKVMTDEQMEVLRKQISIYATICEQLVEMHRALTAHQDSIAGMRLGNLYCDPLMVHGGHKITARQRWTPTQMQLQILESIFDQGNGTPSKQKIKDITAELSQHGQISETNVYNWFQNRRARSKRKQAASSLPSNTESEAEGDEDSPTDKKPRSDGSQQQGMAARAHNPERISEMHRHFDAAEREQVRGPMYGSSNDNGLRPSGGLGQMSFYENVMSNPRIDQFFQYRTGESFDMSG; encoded by the exons ATGGAGTGGGACAAggccgccgcggcggcggcggcgggcggcgagccGGCGGAGGAGAGGGGCGAGGCGCTGGGGTACGTCAAGGTGATGACGGACGAGCAGATGGAGGTGCTCCGGAAGCAGATCTCCATCTACGCCACCATCTGCGAGCAGCTCGTCGAGATGCACCGCGCCCTCACCGCGCACCAGGACTCCATTGCAG GTATGAGGCTTGGTAATCTGTACTGTGATCCTCTAATGGTTCACGGAGGCCACAAGATCACAGCGAGGCAGCGGTGGACACCGACCCAGATGCAGCTGCAGATCCTTGAGAGCATTTTTGACCAAGGAAATGGAACACCAAGCAAGCAAAAGATAAAGGATATCACAGCAGAGCTCTCGCAGCACGGCCAGATTTCAGAGACCAATGTCTACAACTGGTTCCAGAACAGACGTGCACGCTCGAAGCGGAAGCAGGCAGCTTCTTCTCTACCAAGTAACACCGAATCGGAGGCTGAGGGAGATGAGGATTCACCGACCGACAAGAAGCCTAGATCAGACGGGTCGCAGCAGCAGGGCATGGCTGCGAGGGCTCACAATCCCGAGAGGATCTCGGAGATGCACCGTCACTTTGACGCGGCAGAGCGTGAGCAGGTCCGCGGTCCAATGTATGGGTCCAGCAATGACAATGGCCTGAGACCGTCGGGCGGTCTGGGCCAGATGTCCTTCTACGAGAACGTCATGTCGAATCCAA GAATTGACCAGTTCTTCCAGTACCGGACGGGCGAAAGCTTCGACATGTCTGGGTGA
- the LOC120976111 gene encoding protein FAR1-RELATED SEQUENCE 5-like: MVVKLVDGRWEVVYYVGEHNHKLVDKPSLKKYLRSHQGIPPEERAFLTHLHNCNLTTGRMMHIMSDFYGTELIVPYGTKHITNLKTMLNKDATKEGDMIETVAYFKDQQKDDPDFFYKIKYDEEDRVENIFWVDGAARKAYVEAYHDCISFDTTYMTNMYNMPFAPFIGINRHGQSFMLGCGFVRQEMASSFDWLFETFLEAMNGITPTNIITDQDIAMAQSIKKMFPTSVHRCCRWHIMKKAQEKLGSMLARNPGLSRDFNECVDFSLTPEEFETRWNALLLKYEGMVDTHYENLYNYRATWVPCYFKHQFFPFLQST; this comes from the exons ATGGTGGTGAAACTAGTAGATGGGCGTTGGGAGGTGGTGTACTATGTTGGTGAGCATAACCATAAGTTGGTAGACAAGCCATCTTTGAAGAAGTACTTGCGATCGCACCAAGGGATACCTCCAGAAGAAAGGGCATTCCTAACACATCTTCACAACTGCAATTTAACTACAG GGCGTATGATGCATATTATGTCAGACTTCTATGGCACAGAGCTGATCGTCCCCTATGGTACTAAGCACATTACAAACCTAAAGACAATGTTAAACAAAGATGCCACCAAAGAAGGAGATATGATTGAGACAGTTGCCTACTTCAAAGATCAACAAAAAGATGATCCAGACTTCTTTTATAAGATAAAGTACGATGAGGAGGACAGGGTGGAGAACATTTTCTGGGTTGACGGTGCAGCTAGGAAAGCTTATGTCGAGGCTTACCACGATTGCATCTCGTTCGACACTACATATATGACTAACATGTACAATATGCCTTTTGCCCCGTTTATTGGAATTAATAGACACGGGCAGTCGTTTATGTTGGGCTGCGGCTTTGTTAGGCAAGAAATGGCATCGAGCTTTGATTGGTTGTTTGAGACGTTCCTTGAGGCAATGAACGGTATAACACCAACCAACATCATAACTGACCAAGACATTGCGATGGCACAATCCATCAAAAAGATGTTTCCTACGAGTGTGCATCGTTGTTGCCGTTGGCATATAATGAAGAAGGCACAAGAGAAGCTTGGATCAATGTTGGCACGAAACCCTGGTTTGTCGCGTGATTTCAATGAATGTGTTGACTTCAGCTTGACACCAGAGGAGTTTGAGACAAGATGGAATGCTCTGTTGTTGAAGTATGAGGGTATGGTTGACACCCACTATGAGAATCTATATAACTACCGGGCAACATGGGTTCCTTGTTACTTCAAGCACCAGTTCTTCCCTTTCTTGCAATCAACCTAG